AGAGAAACAGGACCAATGTCAAGCATGCAGCCATGCCGTTAAAGGGAAATCCAACGTCACTTATCATCACAGGGTTGTCACTGAGGAGAAACcataccaatgtaaagaatgtgacATGGCCTTTCGCGAGCAGTCACACCTTAGTCGACATCTCAGAAATCATACTGCAGAGAAACCTTACACATGTGAACAATGTGCCCAGGCCTTTACAAGACACTCAACCCTTACtagacatcacagaattcatactggagagaaaccttacaaatgtcaagaatgtggcaaggcctttcgcCGGCACTCACACCTTActgaacatcacagaattcatactggagagaaaccttacaaatgtcacgaatgtggcaaggcctttcgcCACCACTCAAACCTTACTCTGCATCTCAGAATTCATattggagagaaaccttacaaatgtaaggaatgtggtAAGGCCTTTAGAGACCAATCAAGCTTTACTcgacatctcagaattcatactggagagaaaccttataaaTGTGAGGAATGTAGCAAGGCCTTTACAGAGCACTCAAGCTTTACTcgacatctcagaattcatactggagagaaaccttacaaatgtcaagaatgtggcaaggcctttcgc
This sequence is a window from Suricata suricatta isolate VVHF042 unplaced genomic scaffold, meerkat_22Aug2017_6uvM2_HiC HiC_scaffold_4069, whole genome shotgun sequence. Protein-coding genes within it:
- the LOC115285104 gene encoding zinc finger protein 525-like, with translation MHAGETSYNSEECGQTSKDCSSLNRHEQIHIREILDKCQQCGKAFNRHSYLRTQHSIHIGEKQDQCQACSHAVKGKSNVTYHHRVVTEEKPYQCKECDMAFREQSHLSRHLRNHTAEKPYTCEQCAQAFTRHSTLTRHHRIHTGEKPYKCQECGKAFRRHSHLTEHHRIHTGEKPYKCHECGKAFRHHSNLTLHLRIHIGEKPYKCKECGKAFRDQSSFTRHLRIHTGEKPYKCEECSKAFTEHSSFTRHLRIHTGEKPYKCQECGKAF